The following proteins come from a genomic window of Streptomyces sp. Sge12:
- a CDS encoding cytochrome P450, translating to MTKLFNAQAVNASMPMVEKVVAEALDDVEGRLAADGTCDLATTIARDVPFRVMLRLLGLESAIDVDIDTLARWSDASLELFWGRPRGEREVALAREAAAFYSWLTDLVSQPAPEAGTLLGALAEHRLPDGEPLGVTQKAAVVYFMIIAGQMTTTQMLSTMYRRALREPGLWQQFAAEPATVAPWTEEVLRRDPPITTWRRVTGRPMTLSGVELPAGAPLLLMLSSTGSDTEVFEKPEQLCPYRSNVRKHLSFGIGRHRCSGAELARMEADVVMRMTAARLPDLRLSDGTSPRMLALLSFRAPLQVLVERG from the coding sequence ATGACCAAGCTGTTCAACGCCCAGGCCGTGAACGCCTCGATGCCGATGGTCGAGAAGGTCGTGGCGGAGGCGCTCGACGACGTCGAAGGGCGGCTGGCCGCCGACGGCACGTGCGACCTGGCGACGACCATCGCCCGGGACGTTCCCTTCCGGGTGATGCTGCGGCTGCTCGGTCTGGAATCGGCCATCGACGTGGACATCGACACCCTGGCCCGCTGGAGCGACGCCTCCCTGGAACTGTTCTGGGGGCGGCCGCGGGGCGAGCGGGAGGTGGCGCTGGCCCGCGAGGCCGCCGCCTTCTACTCCTGGCTCACCGACCTCGTCTCGCAGCCGGCGCCCGAGGCCGGCACGCTGCTCGGCGCGCTCGCCGAGCACCGGTTGCCGGACGGGGAACCGCTGGGCGTGACCCAGAAGGCGGCGGTGGTCTACTTCATGATCATCGCCGGTCAGATGACGACCACCCAGATGCTGAGCACCATGTACCGCAGGGCACTGCGGGAGCCCGGTCTGTGGCAGCAGTTCGCCGCCGAGCCGGCGACCGTGGCGCCCTGGACCGAGGAGGTGCTGCGCCGGGATCCGCCGATCACCACCTGGCGCAGGGTCACCGGCCGGCCGATGACCCTGTCCGGTGTGGAGCTCCCGGCCGGAGCGCCGCTGCTGCTGATGCTGTCGTCCACCGGCTCGGACACCGAGGTCTTCGAGAAGCCCGAACAGCTCTGCCCGTACCGGTCCAATGTGCGCAAGCACCTGTCGTTCGGCATCGGGCGGCACCGCTGTTCCGGTGCCGAACTGGCCCGGATGGAGGCCGATGTGGTGATGCGGATGACGGCCGCCCGCCTGCCGGACCTGCGGCTCTCGGACGGGACCTCGCCGCGGATGCTGGCCCTGCTCTCGTTCCGCGCCCCGTTGCAGGTACTGGTGGAGCGGGGCTGA
- a CDS encoding streptavidin, with amino-acid sequence MRKIVVAAIAVSLTTISITASASADPSKDSKAQVSAAEAGITGTWYNQLGSTFIVTAGADGALTGTYESAVGNAESRYVLTGRYDSTPATDGSGTALGWTVAWKNNYRNAHSATTWSGQYVGGTEARINTQWLLTSGTTEANAWKSTLVGHDTFTKVKPSAASIDAAKKAGINNGNPLDAPQQ; translated from the coding sequence ATGCGCAAGATCGTCGTCGCCGCCATCGCCGTTTCCCTGACCACGATCTCGATTACGGCCAGCGCTTCGGCCGACCCCTCCAAGGACTCGAAGGCCCAGGTCTCCGCCGCCGAGGCGGGCATCACCGGCACCTGGTACAACCAGCTCGGCTCGACCTTCATCGTGACCGCGGGCGCCGACGGCGCCCTCACCGGCACCTACGAGTCGGCCGTCGGCAACGCCGAGAGCCGCTACGTCCTGACCGGTCGTTACGACAGCACCCCGGCCACCGACGGCAGCGGCACCGCCCTCGGCTGGACGGTGGCCTGGAAGAATAACTACCGCAACGCCCACTCCGCGACCACGTGGAGCGGCCAGTACGTCGGCGGCACCGAGGCCCGGATCAACACCCAGTGGCTGCTGACCTCCGGCACCACCGAGGCCAACGCCTGGAAGTCCACCCTGGTCGGCCACGACACCTTCACCAAGGTGAAGCCGTCCGCCGCTTCCATCGACGCCGCGAAGAAGGCCGGCATCAACAACGGCAACCCGCTCGACGCCCCTCAGCAGTAG
- a CDS encoding AMP-binding protein, with product MTIAGGFLAHTTKSPDRAALAVGDAAGRRWSYGALRRGALAVARALRAEFGPAPGPAVRVAVLLGNREEFPRIFLGAAVAGIPVMVLDPAWSAAELAAVLSDTPPARLFCESADGPLARLLPPDALVEVAGGGLEAWLRPHHEEPREPDADADARQEFAEVPHGAPFYVGFTSGSTGRPKGVVRSHRSWLRTFDRYTAEFGIGAGDTVLLPGSLAHSHFLFGLVHGLHVGATVRLMPAFDAGRALDHIERHGVTRLYLVPTMFQALLEHARRQPGRRFPAVRSLLSVGAKWSPASRATAADLFPNADAVEFYGSTELSLVSVLHGDDDGPRESVGRPVAGVELSLRTPSGEAAGVNEPGQVHVRSDMLFTRYLSADHVEAPDADGWFTVGDIGRVDERGYLHLVGRKQGMLISGGLNVYPEEVTAALLRLEEIAEAAVVGLPDERWGDLVCAVVRWRRGARLGLAELRERASAHVSRQKCPRRLFETDELPHTSSGKIDHGRVRSLLLDGRHSMREVR from the coding sequence ATGACGATCGCCGGTGGGTTCCTGGCGCACACCACGAAGTCACCCGACCGGGCCGCCCTCGCCGTCGGCGACGCAGCCGGGCGGCGGTGGAGCTACGGCGCGCTGCGGCGCGGCGCGCTCGCCGTCGCCCGGGCCCTGCGCGCCGAGTTCGGCCCCGCTCCCGGACCCGCAGTACGCGTCGCCGTGCTCCTGGGCAACCGTGAGGAGTTCCCCCGGATCTTCCTGGGAGCCGCCGTCGCCGGCATTCCGGTGATGGTCCTCGACCCCGCGTGGAGCGCCGCGGAACTGGCCGCCGTCCTCTCCGACACGCCCCCGGCCCGGCTGTTCTGCGAGAGCGCCGACGGGCCGCTCGCACGACTCCTGCCCCCGGACGCCCTCGTGGAAGTGGCGGGAGGGGGCCTCGAAGCGTGGCTGCGCCCGCACCACGAGGAGCCTCGGGAGCCCGACGCCGACGCCGACGCCCGCCAGGAGTTCGCCGAGGTGCCGCACGGCGCACCGTTCTACGTCGGCTTCACCTCGGGGAGCACCGGCCGCCCCAAGGGGGTGGTCCGCTCGCACCGCTCCTGGCTGCGCACCTTCGACCGCTACACCGCCGAGTTCGGCATCGGCGCCGGCGACACGGTGCTGCTGCCCGGCTCGCTCGCGCATTCGCACTTCCTCTTCGGGCTCGTGCACGGGCTGCACGTCGGTGCGACCGTCCGCCTGATGCCGGCCTTCGACGCGGGACGCGCACTCGACCACATCGAGCGCCACGGCGTCACCCGGCTCTACCTCGTGCCGACCATGTTCCAGGCGCTGCTCGAACACGCGCGCCGGCAACCGGGCCGGCGGTTCCCCGCGGTGCGCTCCCTGCTGTCGGTCGGCGCGAAATGGTCCCCGGCCAGCCGTGCGACGGCCGCGGACCTCTTCCCGAACGCCGACGCCGTGGAGTTCTACGGCTCCACGGAGCTCAGCCTCGTCTCCGTGCTCCACGGCGACGACGACGGTCCGCGCGAGTCGGTCGGCAGACCGGTGGCCGGTGTGGAGCTCTCGCTGCGCACGCCCTCGGGCGAGGCGGCCGGTGTGAACGAGCCGGGCCAGGTCCATGTGCGCAGCGACATGCTCTTCACCCGGTACCTGTCCGCCGACCATGTCGAAGCACCCGATGCGGACGGCTGGTTCACCGTCGGGGACATCGGGCGCGTCGACGAGCGCGGCTATCTGCACCTCGTCGGCAGGAAGCAGGGAATGCTGATCAGCGGCGGGCTCAATGTGTACCCGGAGGAGGTCACCGCCGCCCTGCTGCGACTGGAGGAGATCGCCGAGGCCGCGGTCGTCGGACTGCCCGACGAGCGCTGGGGCGATCTGGTGTGCGCGGTGGTCAGGTGGCGGCGCGGGGCCCGTCTCGGTCTCGCGGAGCTGCGCGAGCGGGCCTCGGCCCACGTGTCGCGGCAGAAGTGCCCCCGGCGGCTCTTCGAGACGGACGAGCTGCCCCACACCTCCAGCGGGAAGATCGACCACGGGCGGGTACGGAGCCTTCTGCTGGACGGCCGCCACAGCATGCGGGAGGTGCGGTGA
- a CDS encoding aryl-sulfate sulfotransferase: MTVDQNTVRRRGVGLIAHDPERSYGGLTLYTPITSAGEIHLVDIEGRPAHTWNSPHPPGRQAQLLPGGNLFYAAKDTTGPTLFPIWDVYHGGIFQELAPDSTVLREVRHPFHHHDASILRNGNLIIGAVEPLDPADAARIRGGIPGSEAPGGVIYGDVVYELTWEGEIVWRWAAIEHLDPEEVPLNRHFARNHWPMANTVNESADGSIVVGFRSASTTVSVDRADGSVQWRIGPDVLAQQHHPHELPGGTLLVFDNGTYRDTTSVPYSRVLELDPHTGTEVWSYEDNPPQNFFSPYMSSAQRLPNGNTFVAEGSFGRLFEVTPDGDVVWEFVVPQFRSFGEGVGLESSAGAQNSVFRAHRYAAEQIPWL; the protein is encoded by the coding sequence ATGACCGTCGACCAGAACACCGTGCGCCGCCGCGGCGTCGGCCTGATCGCCCACGACCCCGAGCGCAGCTACGGCGGCCTCACCCTCTACACGCCGATCACCAGCGCCGGCGAGATCCACCTCGTCGACATCGAGGGCCGGCCGGCGCACACCTGGAACTCCCCGCACCCGCCCGGCCGCCAGGCGCAGCTCCTGCCGGGCGGCAACCTCTTCTACGCGGCCAAGGACACCACCGGCCCGACCCTGTTCCCCATCTGGGACGTCTACCACGGCGGCATCTTCCAGGAGCTGGCGCCCGACTCCACGGTGCTCCGCGAGGTCCGGCACCCCTTCCACCACCACGACGCCTCGATCCTGCGCAACGGCAACCTGATCATCGGGGCGGTCGAGCCACTGGACCCGGCCGACGCGGCCCGGATCAGGGGTGGCATCCCCGGGTCCGAGGCGCCCGGTGGGGTGATCTACGGGGACGTGGTGTACGAGCTGACCTGGGAGGGGGAGATCGTGTGGCGCTGGGCCGCCATCGAGCACCTGGACCCGGAGGAGGTGCCGCTGAACCGGCACTTCGCCCGCAACCACTGGCCGATGGCCAACACCGTCAACGAGAGCGCCGACGGCTCGATCGTGGTGGGCTTCCGCAGCGCGTCCACCACCGTGTCGGTCGACCGCGCCGACGGGTCCGTGCAGTGGCGCATCGGCCCGGACGTGCTGGCCCAGCAGCACCACCCGCACGAACTGCCCGGCGGCACCCTGCTGGTCTTCGACAACGGAACCTACCGCGACACCACCTCGGTGCCGTACTCGCGGGTGCTGGAGCTCGACCCGCACACCGGCACGGAGGTGTGGTCGTACGAGGACAACCCGCCGCAGAACTTCTTCAGCCCGTACATGTCCAGCGCGCAGCGCCTGCCCAACGGGAACACCTTCGTGGCGGAGGGCTCCTTCGGCCGGCTCTTCGAGGTGACGCCGGACGGGGACGTCGTGTGGGAGTTCGTGGTCCCGCAGTTCCGGTCCTTCGGCGAGGGCGTGGGCCTGGAGTCCTCGGCCGGCGCCCAGAACTCGGTCTTCCGCGCCCACCGGTACGCGGCCGAGCAGATCCCCTGGCTGTGA